A genomic stretch from Enterobacter dykesii includes:
- a CDS encoding YybH family protein, protein MTPHPLHQIIESCDHAITTKNYDALMEYYAEDAALVVKPGMTVKGKENIRSAFIAISDYFQNQLIVEQGEMQVIEGGGNALVIMETVLRFPDGQGGITEMSRRATYVFRLESDGRWLCTIDNSYGTSLLDTGN, encoded by the coding sequence ATGACCCCACACCCGCTGCACCAGATCATCGAATCCTGTGACCACGCCATCACCACCAAAAACTATGACGCGCTGATGGAGTACTACGCCGAAGACGCGGCTCTGGTGGTCAAGCCCGGCATGACGGTTAAAGGCAAAGAGAACATTCGCAGCGCGTTTATTGCCATTTCGGATTATTTCCAGAACCAATTGATTGTGGAACAAGGAGAGATGCAGGTGATCGAAGGTGGCGGCAATGCCCTCGTTATCATGGAAACCGTTCTCCGTTTTCCTGATGGTCAGGGTGGAATAACGGAAATGTCGCGCCGCGCTACCTATGTTTTTCGGCTGGAAAGCGACGGACGCTGGCTTTGTACCATCGACAACTCCTACGGTACGTCGCTGCTTGATACCGGGAACTGA
- a CDS encoding DUF6500 family protein, which yields MRQGMMEKIIRICDSKIASKGSDVGLSFYAFIANKNDDPELLMEVAHWWIMEMKLDHFEKAEKIRNLVSAL from the coding sequence GTGCGGCAAGGAATGATGGAAAAGATCATCAGGATCTGTGATTCAAAAATCGCCTCTAAGGGAAGCGATGTTGGGCTTTCGTTTTATGCTTTTATTGCTAATAAAAACGACGATCCGGAACTGCTTATGGAAGTGGCGCACTGGTGGATTATGGAGATGAAACTGGACCATTTTGAAAAGGCTGAAAAGATCAGGAACCTCGTTTCAGCCCTGTAA
- the osmX gene encoding osmoprotectant ABC transporter substrate-binding protein OsmX, with translation MRLISGLTAMCAAALFTSQAMAAPLILATKSFTEQHILSAMTVQYLQNKGFQVQPQTNIATVISRNAMINKQIDMTWEYTGTSLIIFNHINKRMSPEESYETVKRLDAKHGLVWLKPADMNNTYAFAMQRKRAEAEHINTMSEMVAKIEQIRKTNPDKNWLLGLDLEFAGRSDGMKPLQAAYQMDLDRPQIRQMDPGLVYNAVRDGFVDAGLIYTTDGRVKGFDLKVLEDDKGFFPSYAVTPVVRKDTLEANPGLEEALNTLSAQLNNDVITELNKKVDIDHQSPQQVARDFLRSKQLL, from the coding sequence ATGAGACTGATATCCGGCCTGACGGCGATGTGTGCCGCGGCGCTGTTCACCAGCCAGGCGATGGCGGCTCCGCTGATTCTGGCGACCAAGAGTTTTACCGAACAGCACATTCTCTCGGCGATGACCGTGCAGTACCTGCAGAACAAAGGATTTCAGGTTCAGCCGCAAACCAATATCGCCACGGTGATTTCCCGTAACGCGATGATCAACAAGCAGATTGATATGACCTGGGAGTACACCGGCACGTCGCTGATCATCTTTAACCACATCAACAAGCGCATGTCGCCAGAGGAGTCGTACGAGACGGTGAAACGCCTGGACGCGAAGCACGGTCTGGTCTGGCTCAAGCCCGCCGATATGAACAACACCTATGCTTTTGCCATGCAGCGCAAGCGCGCCGAGGCGGAACATATCAACACCATGTCGGAGATGGTGGCGAAAATTGAGCAGATCCGTAAAACCAACCCGGACAAAAACTGGCTGCTGGGCCTGGACCTGGAATTTGCCGGGCGCAGCGACGGCATGAAGCCGCTTCAGGCGGCCTACCAGATGGATCTGGACCGTCCGCAAATCCGTCAGATGGACCCTGGTCTGGTCTATAACGCGGTACGCGACGGCTTCGTTGACGCCGGCCTGATTTACACCACCGACGGGCGCGTAAAAGGCTTCGATCTCAAGGTGCTGGAAGACGATAAAGGCTTCTTCCCGAGCTACGCGGTGACGCCGGTGGTGCGTAAGGACACGCTGGAGGCCAACCCCGGTCTGGAAGAGGCACTCAACACCCTCTCAGCCCAGCTCAACAACGACGTTATCACCGAGCTGAACAAAAAGGTGGATATCGACCATCAGTCACCGCAGCAGGTCGCCCGCGATTTCCTGCGTAGCAAACAGCTGCTGTAG
- the oqxB gene encoding multidrug efflux RND transporter permease subunit OqxB, which produces MDFSRFFIDRPIFAAVLSILIFITGLIAIPLLPVSEYPDVVPPSVQVRAEYPGANPKVIAETVATPLEEAINGVENMMYMKSVAGSDGVLVTTVTFRPGTDPDQAQVQVQNRVAQAEARLPEDVRRLGITTQKQSPTLTLVVHLFSPNGKYDSLYMRNYATLKVKDELARLPGVGQIQIFGSGEYAMRVWLDPNKVAARGLTASDVVTAMQEQNVQVSAGQLGAEPLPKESDFLISINAQGRLHTEEEFGNIVLKTTQDGTVVRLRDVARIEMGSGSYALRSQLNNKDAVGIGIFQSPGANAIDLSNAVRAKMDELSTRFPADMKWAAPYDPTVFVRDSIRAVVQTLLEAVVLVVLVVILFLQTWRASIIPLIAVPVSVVGTFSILYLLGFSLNTLSLFGLVLAIGIVVDDAIVVVENVERNIEEGLAPLAAAHQAMREVSGPIIAIALVLCAVFVPMAFLSGVTGQFYKQFAVTIAISTVISAINSLTLSPALAALLLKPHGAPKDFPTRLIDRLFGWIFRPFNRFFHRSSNGYQGLVGKTLGRRGSVFVVYLLLLCAAGVMFKAVPGGFIPTQDKLYLIGGVKMPEGSSLARTDAVIRKMSEIGMNTEGVDYAVAFPGLNALQFTNTPNTGTVFFGLKPFDQRKHTAAEINAEINAKIAQIQEGFGFSILPPPILGLGQGSGYSLYIQDRGGLGYGALQNAVNTMSGAIMQTPGMHFPISTYQANVPQLDVQVDRDKAKAQGVSLTDLFGTLQTYLGSSYVNDFNQFGRTWRVMAQADGPFRDSVEDIANLRTRNSQGEMVPIGSMVKITTTYGPDPVIRYNGYPAADLIGDADPRVLSSAQAMTQLDAMSKQILPNGMNIEWTDLSFQQATQGNTALIVFPVAVLLAFLVLAALYESWTLPLAVILIVPMTMLSALFGVWLTGGDNNVFVQVGLVVLMGLACKNAILIVEFARELEIQGKGIMEAALEACRLRLRPIVMTSIAFIAGTIPLILGHGAGAEVRGVTGITVFSGMLGVTLFGLFLTPVFYVTLRKFVTRGKKEERDVLPA; this is translated from the coding sequence ATGGACTTTTCCCGCTTTTTCATCGACAGGCCGATTTTTGCCGCGGTGCTGTCGATTCTGATTTTTATCACAGGGTTAATCGCCATCCCGCTGCTGCCGGTGAGCGAATATCCTGACGTCGTGCCGCCAAGCGTGCAGGTGCGCGCGGAGTACCCGGGGGCCAACCCGAAAGTGATTGCCGAGACGGTGGCGACGCCGCTGGAAGAGGCGATCAACGGCGTTGAGAACATGATGTACATGAAGTCCGTTGCGGGCTCCGATGGCGTGCTGGTCACCACCGTCACCTTCCGTCCGGGTACCGATCCGGACCAGGCGCAGGTGCAGGTGCAAAACCGCGTCGCGCAGGCCGAAGCGCGTCTGCCGGAAGACGTGCGGCGCCTGGGCATTACCACCCAGAAACAGTCCCCGACGCTGACGCTGGTGGTGCATCTGTTTTCGCCCAACGGTAAGTACGACTCCCTGTATATGCGTAACTACGCCACGCTGAAGGTGAAGGACGAGCTGGCGCGTCTGCCCGGCGTCGGCCAGATCCAGATTTTCGGCTCGGGTGAGTACGCGATGCGCGTCTGGCTGGATCCAAATAAAGTGGCGGCTCGCGGACTGACCGCTTCGGACGTGGTCACGGCAATGCAGGAACAAAACGTACAGGTTTCCGCCGGGCAGCTTGGCGCCGAGCCGCTGCCGAAAGAGAGCGATTTCCTGATCTCCATTAACGCTCAGGGCCGCCTGCATACCGAAGAAGAGTTTGGCAATATTGTCCTGAAAACAACGCAGGACGGTACGGTCGTCCGCCTGCGCGACGTGGCGCGTATCGAAATGGGGTCCGGCAGCTATGCGCTGCGTTCCCAGCTGAACAATAAAGACGCGGTCGGGATTGGTATCTTCCAGTCGCCGGGGGCGAACGCCATTGATTTGTCTAACGCGGTGCGCGCAAAAATGGACGAACTGTCCACGCGCTTCCCGGCGGACATGAAGTGGGCGGCACCTTACGATCCGACCGTTTTCGTGCGCGACTCCATCCGTGCGGTCGTGCAAACGCTGCTGGAAGCGGTGGTGCTGGTCGTGCTGGTGGTGATCCTGTTCCTGCAAACCTGGCGCGCGTCGATCATTCCGCTGATCGCGGTGCCGGTTTCGGTGGTGGGTACCTTCAGCATTCTCTACCTGCTCGGCTTCTCGCTCAATACCCTGAGTTTGTTCGGGCTGGTGCTGGCCATCGGTATCGTGGTGGACGACGCCATCGTGGTGGTGGAAAACGTCGAGCGAAACATAGAAGAGGGGCTTGCGCCGCTTGCGGCGGCGCATCAGGCGATGCGCGAAGTGTCCGGGCCGATCATCGCGATTGCGCTGGTGCTGTGCGCGGTGTTTGTGCCAATGGCGTTCCTCTCAGGCGTGACCGGGCAGTTCTACAAGCAGTTTGCGGTGACGATCGCGATTTCCACGGTCATCTCCGCCATTAACTCGCTGACGCTCTCTCCGGCGCTGGCGGCACTGCTGTTAAAACCCCACGGCGCGCCGAAAGATTTCCCGACCCGGCTTATCGATCGTCTGTTCGGCTGGATTTTCCGTCCGTTTAACCGCTTTTTCCACCGCAGCTCGAACGGCTATCAGGGGCTGGTGGGCAAAACGCTGGGAAGACGCGGCTCGGTATTTGTGGTGTATCTGCTGCTGCTCTGTGCCGCAGGCGTCATGTTTAAAGCGGTGCCCGGCGGGTTTATTCCGACGCAGGACAAGCTGTACCTGATTGGCGGCGTGAAAATGCCGGAAGGTTCGTCGCTGGCGCGCACCGACGCGGTGATCCGCAAAATGAGCGAAATCGGGATGAATACCGAAGGCGTGGACTACGCGGTGGCGTTCCCGGGGCTGAATGCGCTGCAGTTCACCAACACGCCGAACACCGGGACGGTCTTCTTCGGCCTGAAACCGTTCGACCAGCGTAAGCATACTGCGGCGGAAATAAACGCTGAGATCAACGCGAAAATCGCGCAAATTCAGGAAGGCTTTGGCTTCTCCATTCTGCCGCCGCCGATTTTAGGGCTGGGGCAGGGGTCGGGCTATTCTCTGTATATTCAGGATCGCGGCGGTCTGGGGTATGGCGCGCTGCAAAACGCGGTGAACACCATGTCCGGTGCGATTATGCAGACGCCGGGAATGCACTTCCCGATCTCAACCTACCAGGCTAACGTGCCGCAGCTGGACGTGCAGGTTGACCGCGATAAGGCGAAAGCGCAGGGCGTGTCGCTAACCGATCTTTTCGGGACGCTGCAAACCTATCTGGGCTCGTCGTACGTCAATGACTTCAACCAGTTCGGACGTACCTGGCGCGTGATGGCGCAGGCCGACGGGCCGTTCCGCGACAGCGTGGAAGATATTGCGAATCTGCGCACCCGCAACAGCCAGGGCGAAATGGTGCCGATTGGCAGTATGGTGAAAATCACGACCACCTACGGGCCGGATCCGGTGATCCGTTACAACGGCTACCCGGCGGCGGACCTGATTGGCGATGCCGATCCGCGCGTGCTTTCGTCCGCACAGGCGATGACGCAGCTGGACGCGATGTCTAAGCAGATCCTGCCTAACGGGATGAACATTGAATGGACGGATCTGAGCTTCCAGCAGGCCACCCAGGGCAACACGGCGCTGATCGTCTTCCCGGTCGCGGTGCTGCTGGCGTTCCTGGTCCTGGCGGCACTGTATGAAAGCTGGACGCTGCCGCTGGCGGTGATCCTCATCGTGCCGATGACCATGCTGTCCGCACTGTTTGGCGTCTGGCTGACCGGGGGCGATAACAACGTCTTCGTGCAGGTGGGGCTGGTGGTACTGATGGGGCTGGCGTGTAAAAACGCGATTCTTATCGTGGAGTTTGCCCGCGAGCTGGAAATTCAGGGCAAAGGCATTATGGAAGCCGCGCTGGAGGCCTGCCGCCTGCGTTTACGTCCGATTGTGATGACCTCCATCGCCTTTATTGCCGGGACTATTCCGCTGATCCTCGGCCACGGGGCAGGCGCAGAAGTGCGCGGCGTCACCGGGATCACGGTGTTCTCCGGGATGCTGGGCGTGACGCTGTTTGGTCTGTTCCTGACGCCGGTGTTTTACGTGACGCTGCGTAAGTTCGTGACGCGCGGGAAAAAAGAGGAAAGGGACGTTCTGCCCGCGTAG
- a CDS encoding DUF4440 domain-containing protein translates to MLLDTLKRLECFLHGSRRKDRIWLEQILHERFSEITRSGVFVNRAQTIEALSGEDSVPASLSSDFRLTIVGDNFAILHYRTVNPDGSNASLRSSCWEISEDGQWKLVFHQGTPEAESM, encoded by the coding sequence ATGCTACTGGATACGTTAAAAAGACTCGAATGTTTTCTTCATGGCAGTAGGCGGAAAGATCGGATATGGCTTGAACAAATACTCCATGAGAGATTTAGCGAAATAACGCGCTCAGGAGTATTTGTTAATCGTGCACAGACTATTGAAGCCCTTTCGGGGGAAGATAGCGTTCCAGCTAGTCTTAGTAGTGATTTCCGGCTTACCATCGTTGGAGATAATTTCGCAATTTTGCACTACAGAACTGTCAATCCAGATGGCAGTAATGCATCCCTTCGTTCTTCATGCTGGGAAATCTCTGAGGATGGGCAATGGAAATTAGTGTTCCATCAGGGAACACCTGAGGCAGAGAGCATGTAG
- a CDS encoding glutathione S-transferase family protein, giving the protein MITILGKTTSINVRKVLWTCEEAGIEYQQEDYGSGFASTETDAFRALNPNAMVPVLMDGDFVLWESNSICRYLARKAERHDLLPAEPQACANVERWMDWQATEFNNAWRYVFPALGRKNPDFNDPERIAAGIKEWNHCITILENQLQRTGAFAAGETFTLADVVLGLSVNRWKMTPFDKPDVPAIEAWFERLNQRPAFLRHGNNGMI; this is encoded by the coding sequence ATGATCACCATCCTCGGCAAAACCACCTCCATCAACGTGCGTAAAGTACTCTGGACCTGCGAAGAAGCAGGCATCGAGTATCAACAGGAAGATTACGGCAGCGGTTTCGCCTCGACGGAAACGGACGCCTTCCGCGCCCTGAACCCCAACGCCATGGTGCCGGTGCTGATGGATGGCGATTTCGTGCTGTGGGAGTCCAATTCCATCTGCCGCTATCTGGCGCGCAAGGCCGAGCGTCACGATCTGCTGCCCGCAGAACCACAGGCCTGCGCCAACGTTGAGCGCTGGATGGACTGGCAGGCCACTGAATTTAACAACGCATGGCGCTATGTCTTCCCGGCCCTGGGGCGTAAAAATCCGGACTTTAACGACCCTGAGCGCATTGCGGCAGGAATCAAGGAGTGGAACCACTGCATCACCATTCTGGAAAACCAGCTGCAGCGCACCGGGGCTTTTGCGGCGGGCGAAACCTTTACCCTCGCGGACGTGGTGCTTGGGCTGTCGGTGAATCGCTGGAAAATGACGCCGTTTGATAAGCCTGACGTGCCGGCGATTGAGGCCTGGTTTGAACGTCTTAACCAGCGACCAGCGTTTTTGCGCCACGGCAATAACGGCATGATATAA
- a CDS encoding helix-turn-helix domain-containing protein: MNTGAFMHDLLDWIDNNLDSRLDIESVARRSGYSKWHLQRLFKEHTGYPLAGYIRAQKLQKSVERLTHSDEPILNVAIALGFDSQQSFNRSFKRQYGQAPGAWRRSIGGPETQQLRQ; the protein is encoded by the coding sequence ATGAACACTGGCGCATTTATGCATGATTTACTCGACTGGATCGACAACAACCTGGACAGCCGTCTGGACATTGAGTCCGTCGCCAGGCGTTCCGGCTACTCGAAATGGCACCTCCAGCGCCTGTTCAAAGAACATACGGGCTATCCCCTCGCCGGGTATATTCGCGCGCAAAAGCTGCAAAAATCGGTTGAGCGGTTAACCCACAGCGACGAGCCGATTCTGAACGTGGCGATCGCGCTGGGCTTTGACTCCCAGCAGTCCTTCAACCGCAGCTTTAAGCGTCAGTATGGTCAGGCGCCTGGGGCATGGCGGCGCAGTATAGGTGGCCCGGAAACGCAGCAGCTTCGCCAGTAA
- a CDS encoding YebG family protein, whose amino-acid sequence MAVETKFVVVRKGEEKMTFASKKEADAHDKLLDMADAFTDWLLQSGMQMDETQAENLGLYLAEQKETVQHILRTSKLPDLTAPAAADKTESDAADTKKIRAVKAA is encoded by the coding sequence ATGGCTGTTGAAACAAAATTTGTTGTCGTAAGAAAAGGTGAAGAGAAAATGACATTTGCCAGTAAGAAAGAGGCTGACGCTCACGACAAGCTGCTCGATATGGCAGACGCGTTCACCGACTGGCTGTTGCAAAGCGGAATGCAAATGGATGAAACGCAGGCTGAAAATCTTGGCCTGTATCTCGCCGAGCAGAAAGAGACCGTGCAGCATATTCTGCGTACCAGCAAGCTTCCCGATCTCACTGCCCCAGCTGCAGCGGATAAAACAGAATCCGATGCGGCTGACACGAAAAAAATCAGGGCTGTGAAGGCGGCCTGA
- a CDS encoding YoaK family protein — protein sequence MLIRLKKERTHKEDRRLALWLATSAGLLNAIALGAFGFFPSHMTGNTSQLSSEVSSTDLSDIIFFGSIILSFVAGAILARTIVIWGIIHNVRLVFCQILFVEGILLTGVSFYEMYFHALTSNREIILFLCFLMGIHNSTSTQLSGGRVRSTHITGTLTDAGISLASVMVAMLRRDYSKDTAAQKSQLKTHLTTLFSFITGGIAGLLLFRWIGFNAMLALGLMLAVVAIVSIITVSTRVRRVRASL from the coding sequence TTGCTGATTAGACTCAAGAAAGAACGAACGCATAAGGAGGATCGCCGGCTTGCTCTCTGGCTGGCGACTTCGGCAGGTTTGCTGAATGCCATCGCTCTCGGGGCATTTGGTTTTTTCCCCTCACACATGACCGGCAACACCTCACAGTTATCCAGCGAAGTCTCTTCCACCGACCTCAGCGATATTATTTTCTTCGGCTCGATTATTCTCTCCTTTGTCGCAGGCGCCATTCTTGCCCGCACGATAGTGATATGGGGCATTATCCATAACGTCAGGTTGGTTTTTTGTCAGATCCTTTTTGTAGAGGGGATATTACTGACCGGCGTTTCCTTCTACGAAATGTATTTTCATGCGCTCACCAGCAACCGCGAGATTATTCTTTTTCTCTGTTTTCTGATGGGTATTCATAACTCCACCTCCACGCAGCTTTCCGGCGGGCGGGTGAGATCGACGCACATTACCGGCACGCTGACGGACGCGGGAATTTCCCTCGCCTCCGTAATGGTGGCGATGCTGCGCAGGGATTACTCCAAAGATACGGCGGCACAAAAAAGTCAGCTGAAAACCCACTTAACCACCCTGTTTTCGTTTATTACGGGCGGTATCGCGGGGCTGCTGCTGTTCAGGTGGATTGGGTTTAACGCCATGCTGGCGCTCGGGTTGATGCTCGCCGTGGTCGCTATCGTTTCCATTATCACCGTCTCGACGCGGGTTCGACGGGTTCGTGCCTCTCTGTGA
- a CDS encoding RrF2 family transcriptional regulator, which produces MLDYRFPTALQMVLSVAMAEQLGERSTSAILAYGLEANPSFIRKLMVPLTRDGIIVSTLGRNGSIHLGRPPEEITLRDIYLSVIEDKKLWASRPDVPARCVVSANACWYFKSISEEAEEASLAVLARHTVASALEAVKNADSSGWDPLPDLIAQYQKTS; this is translated from the coding sequence ATGTTAGATTACCGCTTCCCGACAGCTTTGCAGATGGTTCTCAGCGTAGCGATGGCGGAGCAATTGGGTGAACGTTCCACGAGTGCGATTCTGGCCTACGGCCTGGAAGCGAACCCGAGCTTCATCAGAAAATTGATGGTTCCGCTCACGCGTGACGGCATTATCGTCTCAACGCTTGGCCGTAACGGCTCAATTCACCTTGGTCGCCCGCCGGAAGAGATCACCCTGCGCGACATCTACCTTTCGGTCATCGAAGATAAAAAGCTGTGGGCGTCGCGCCCTGACGTGCCGGCCCGCTGCGTGGTCAGCGCTAACGCCTGCTGGTACTTCAAATCGATTTCCGAAGAGGCAGAAGAGGCTTCGTTAGCGGTACTGGCCCGCCATACCGTGGCAAGCGCCCTGGAAGCGGTGAAAAACGCCGACAGCAGCGGATGGGATCCCCTCCCGGACCTTATTGCCCAGTATCAAAAAACGTCGTAA
- a CDS encoding GNAT family N-acetyltransferase — protein MNIRTRLALSSDIEGIYDVRTSVKENHLSREEMERMGITESVVTDMIEKSRCAWVAEDDGKVIGFSMILPDEACLFAAFVLPKYEGRGLGRRLVRLAEQELFKHHEVAWLETDKNSRAAEFYRRQGWIEKENVSESDIILEKRRCI, from the coding sequence ATGAATATAAGGACAAGATTAGCTCTATCCTCTGATATAGAGGGTATTTATGACGTCAGGACTTCGGTTAAAGAAAATCATCTCAGTCGAGAAGAAATGGAGCGGATGGGAATTACCGAGAGCGTTGTCACCGATATGATTGAAAAAAGTCGTTGCGCATGGGTTGCTGAGGATGATGGGAAAGTGATTGGTTTTTCAATGATTTTGCCTGATGAAGCATGCCTTTTTGCGGCATTTGTTCTACCTAAATATGAAGGCCGAGGTTTAGGTCGCAGACTTGTTAGACTCGCAGAACAGGAATTATTCAAACATCATGAGGTTGCATGGCTTGAAACCGACAAAAACAGTCGTGCGGCAGAATTTTATAGGCGGCAGGGCTGGATTGAGAAAGAAAATGTAAGCGAATCCGATATTATATTAGAGAAACGTCGCTGCATTTGA
- the osmY gene encoding osmoprotectant ABC transporter permease OsmY, giving the protein MHPLLKRSLLFVGAIIVVLALLVWGIGLETIRARQVDLVYLGQQHMILVFSSMFFALLVGIPAGILLSRPAARGIAEYVMQIFNVGNTLPPLAVLALAMVVIGIGDTPAIIALFLASLLPIVRNTYAGLCSVPPSLLEAANGIGMTKWQRLRQVELPAAWPVMLSGIRIATAINVGTAPLAFLIGASSYGELIFPGIYLNDFPTLILGAAATALFALILDTLLAALGRVMSPHLAR; this is encoded by the coding sequence ATGCACCCATTACTCAAACGTTCGCTGCTGTTTGTCGGCGCCATTATCGTGGTTCTCGCCCTCCTCGTCTGGGGCATTGGGCTGGAAACGATCAGGGCGCGCCAGGTTGACCTGGTCTATCTCGGGCAACAGCACATGATTCTGGTTTTCTCATCGATGTTTTTTGCCCTGCTGGTGGGTATTCCAGCCGGTATTCTGCTGAGCCGCCCGGCCGCGCGGGGTATCGCCGAATATGTGATGCAAATCTTCAACGTCGGCAATACGCTGCCGCCGTTGGCCGTTCTGGCGCTGGCGATGGTGGTGATTGGCATTGGCGATACGCCCGCCATCATCGCCCTGTTCCTCGCCTCGCTGCTGCCGATCGTGCGCAATACCTACGCCGGGCTGTGCTCGGTCCCGCCGTCGCTGCTGGAAGCGGCAAACGGCATCGGGATGACCAAATGGCAGCGTCTGCGTCAGGTTGAGCTGCCTGCCGCCTGGCCGGTCATGCTCTCGGGGATCCGCATCGCCACCGCCATTAACGTCGGTACCGCACCGCTGGCGTTCCTGATTGGCGCCAGCAGCTACGGCGAGCTGATTTTCCCCGGCATTTACCTGAACGATTTCCCGACCCTGATCCTCGGCGCGGCGGCCACCGCCCTGTTCGCCCTGATCCTCGATACCCTGCTGGCGGCGCTGGGTCGCGTGATGAGTCCCCATCTCGCTCGATAA
- a CDS encoding efflux RND transporter periplasmic adaptor subunit yields MSLQKTWGNSHLSALGAMLLSVLLVGCDNSVAQNAAPPAPAVSAADVVVKSISQWDSFNGRIEAVESVQLRPRVSGYIDKVNYTDGQEVKKGEVLFTIDDRTYRAALEQAQANLARAKTQASLAQSEANRTDKLVNTNVVSREEWEQRRSAATQAQADIRAAQAAVDAAQLNLDFTKVTAPIDGRASRALITSGNLVTAGDTASVLTTLVSQKTVYVYFDVDESTYLHYQNLARSGQGASSNHTALPVEIGLTGEEGYPHQGKVDFLDNQLTPSTGTIRMRALLDNAQRQFTPGLFARVRLPGSAEFKATLIDDKAVLTDQDRKYVYIVDKEGKAQRRDITPGRLADGLRIVRQGLNPGDKVIVEGLQKVFMPGMPVNAKTVAMTATSALN; encoded by the coding sequence ATGAGCCTGCAAAAAACCTGGGGTAATTCTCATCTGAGCGCGCTGGGAGCAATGTTGCTCTCCGTGCTGCTCGTCGGATGCGACAACAGCGTCGCGCAAAACGCCGCGCCGCCTGCGCCCGCCGTCAGCGCTGCTGACGTGGTGGTGAAATCCATTAGCCAGTGGGATAGTTTTAACGGCCGGATTGAAGCGGTGGAGAGCGTTCAGCTGCGCCCGCGCGTGTCCGGCTACATTGATAAGGTGAATTACACCGACGGCCAGGAAGTGAAGAAGGGTGAGGTGCTGTTCACGATTGATGACCGAACCTATCGCGCGGCGCTGGAACAGGCGCAGGCGAACCTGGCAAGAGCCAAAACGCAGGCCAGCCTCGCGCAAAGTGAAGCTAACCGTACCGATAAGCTGGTCAATACCAACGTTGTCTCCCGTGAAGAGTGGGAGCAGCGTCGTTCGGCCGCCACTCAGGCGCAGGCCGATATTCGTGCCGCGCAGGCGGCGGTTGACGCTGCCCAGCTCAACCTGGACTTCACCAAAGTCACCGCGCCTATCGACGGTCGCGCCAGCCGGGCGCTGATCACCAGCGGCAACCTGGTGACAGCGGGCGACACCGCCAGCGTTCTCACCACGCTGGTCTCGCAGAAGACGGTTTACGTCTACTTTGACGTGGACGAGTCAACCTACCTTCACTATCAAAACCTGGCCCGCAGCGGGCAGGGGGCGTCCAGCAACCACACGGCGCTTCCGGTAGAGATTGGCCTGACGGGCGAGGAGGGCTATCCCCATCAGGGCAAAGTGGACTTCCTTGATAACCAGCTCACGCCGAGTACCGGCACCATCCGCATGCGCGCGCTGCTGGATAACGCGCAGCGTCAGTTCACGCCGGGACTTTTTGCCCGCGTACGCCTGCCGGGCAGCGCCGAGTTTAAAGCCACGCTTATCGACGACAAGGCGGTGCTGACCGATCAGGATCGTAAGTACGTCTATATCGTCGATAAAGAGGGGAAAGCGCAGCGCCGCGACATTACGCCGGGTCGTCTGGCAGATGGTTTACGCATCGTGCGGCAGGGGCTGAATCCTGGCGATAAAGTCATCGTCGAGGGTTTACAAAAAGTGTTTATGCCGGGTATGCCGGTTAACGCCAAAACCGTTGCCATGACCGCCACCAGCGCCCTCAACTGA